In Halobacteriovorax marinus SJ, the following proteins share a genomic window:
- the atpC gene encoding ATP synthase F1 subunit epsilon has protein sequence MNNFTVDVLTPYAIIAKDVPAEALLVPTERGQINVLKDHTHVVTKLDTGMLSIFGGADDPDRFFGITTGICKILDQKVTILANVAEEAVEIDKERAEAALLNAKQRLQESQGLSDDEIEKYRRKEERAKLRIQLHDFVRSRNL, from the coding sequence ATGAATAATTTTACAGTAGATGTTTTGACTCCATATGCAATTATTGCAAAGGATGTTCCTGCTGAAGCACTTTTAGTTCCAACTGAAAGAGGTCAAATTAATGTTTTAAAGGACCATACTCACGTTGTGACTAAGTTAGATACAGGAATGTTATCTATTTTTGGTGGTGCTGATGATCCAGATAGATTTTTTGGGATCACTACAGGAATTTGTAAAATACTTGATCAAAAAGTTACTATTCTTGCAAATGTTGCTGAAGAAGCTGTTGAGATTGATAAAGAGAGAGCTGAAGCTGCTCTTTTAAATGCCAAGCAAAGGCTACAAGAATCTCAAGGTCTCTCTGATGATGAAATTGAAAAATACAGAAGAAAAGAAGAGAGAGCAAAGCTTAGAATTCAACTACACGACTTTGTCAGAAGTAGAAATCTTTAG
- a CDS encoding lytic transglycosylase domain-containing protein: MGKLILVFLFITNSFALIPENFFQDDLTIIESIVLKKKVEYFDLGPLYKGDQFHYYARDPENRISNEFPIPKYFYNKVHFWFNIYTLYDSNYAVLHDKVNMSIIYDVLDYTSLANSGLNRHTKFALQSKLTLNKVKELKKVFKNLGANKNLGLQEQNILKALKSSRVQIPKGKNKRKQFFKKLANNLRAQTGQKDNIQRGLSNIQPFEKSMDKYFNKFKLPKELKAIPFLESSFNTKARSKVDAVGTWQFMKYIGSHYMPINRYVDGRMNPLLSTISALHLLKQNKQILKSWDLAVTAYNSGPKHYIRAKRKLKKKNADLEYILKNYKHPHIGFASKNFYTEFLALVYSLAYRENFFDKPSGDPHDRVKIFVTKCTQSPDWYFRNVKKIDPETRLINLHFKRRKLKSRLRKGQIIFADVDLNPKKYYELPDKYITKKYPKNWSKLVSRMKCGK; this comes from the coding sequence ATGGGAAAGTTAATACTCGTATTTTTATTTATTACAAATTCTTTTGCTCTGATACCAGAGAACTTCTTTCAAGACGACCTAACAATCATAGAGAGTATTGTTTTAAAGAAGAAAGTTGAATACTTCGATTTGGGACCACTCTATAAGGGTGATCAATTTCATTATTACGCCAGAGATCCTGAAAATAGAATCTCAAATGAGTTTCCAATTCCAAAGTACTTCTACAATAAGGTTCATTTCTGGTTCAATATTTATACTCTTTATGATTCAAACTATGCCGTACTCCATGACAAAGTGAATATGAGTATTATTTATGATGTTCTAGATTATACATCACTCGCAAATTCTGGACTTAATCGTCATACTAAATTTGCCCTCCAATCAAAGCTCACATTAAATAAGGTTAAAGAGTTAAAGAAAGTATTCAAAAATCTTGGGGCCAATAAGAATCTAGGACTACAAGAGCAGAATATTCTCAAGGCCCTTAAAAGCTCTAGAGTTCAAATACCTAAAGGAAAAAATAAGAGAAAACAGTTCTTTAAAAAGCTCGCAAATAACCTTCGTGCTCAAACAGGTCAAAAGGATAATATTCAACGAGGGCTCTCAAATATTCAGCCCTTTGAGAAGTCCATGGATAAGTACTTTAATAAGTTCAAGCTTCCCAAAGAGTTGAAGGCCATTCCATTTCTTGAATCTTCATTTAATACTAAGGCAAGATCTAAAGTAGATGCCGTCGGTACGTGGCAATTTATGAAGTATATTGGCAGTCACTATATGCCAATTAATCGCTATGTTGATGGAAGAATGAACCCTCTTCTCTCAACAATCAGTGCCCTACACCTACTCAAGCAAAATAAACAAATCTTAAAGTCCTGGGACCTTGCTGTAACTGCTTATAACTCTGGTCCTAAGCATTATATAAGGGCGAAGAGAAAGCTAAAAAAGAAGAATGCTGACTTAGAATATATCCTTAAAAACTATAAGCATCCCCATATTGGTTTTGCATCAAAGAACTTCTATACCGAGTTCTTGGCCCTTGTTTACTCTCTCGCTTATAGAGAGAACTTCTTTGATAAACCTTCCGGCGATCCTCATGATAGAGTCAAAATCTTCGTAACTAAATGTACACAATCACCTGACTGGTACTTTAGGAACGTTAAGAAAATTGATCCCGAAACCAGACTAATCAATCTTCACTTCAAGAGAAGGAAGCTTAAATCAAGGCTTAGAAAAGGTCAGATTATTTTTGCAGATGTAGACTTAAATCCAAAGAAATATTACGAGCTTCCAGATAAGTATATAACTAAGAAGTACCCTAAGAATTGGTCAAAGTTAGTTAGTAGAATGAAATGTGGTAAATAA
- the atpG gene encoding ATP synthase F1 subunit gamma yields the protein MANIKELKKKIKSTKGTFKITSAMKLVSAAKLNKAQQAIQNSRPYAKELEDTIKTVSALVQDYSHEYLEESENKKSALLIISSNKGLCAGYNSQLSKKVRNFIAQTGEEIECYFIGKKVKDLVKTEVIVAKEFSFEKIEPTYNEMVDVAEELAAKFKSGEIGRVYVAYNIFESAIAFTPCVKQVLPMVLAEEEKEELKEKFPFDFKYEPTPKEILDSLIPQTYISSVYTSLLDALAAEHGSRMSAMDSASSNCKDAINKLTIKMNKLRQAAITTELIEVVSGAESLNG from the coding sequence ATGGCAAATATTAAAGAGCTTAAAAAGAAAATTAAAAGTACTAAAGGTACGTTTAAAATCACTTCTGCTATGAAGCTCGTTTCTGCTGCGAAGTTGAATAAAGCACAACAAGCTATTCAAAACTCTCGTCCTTACGCTAAGGAATTAGAGGATACGATTAAGACTGTTTCTGCTCTTGTTCAAGATTACAGCCACGAGTATCTAGAAGAGAGTGAGAATAAAAAGTCTGCTCTTTTAATTATTTCAAGTAACAAGGGTCTATGTGCCGGTTATAACTCTCAACTTTCTAAGAAAGTTAGAAACTTCATCGCTCAAACAGGTGAAGAGATTGAGTGTTATTTCATTGGTAAGAAAGTAAAGGACTTAGTTAAGACTGAAGTAATTGTAGCGAAAGAGTTTTCTTTTGAAAAAATAGAGCCAACATATAACGAAATGGTTGATGTAGCAGAAGAGCTTGCAGCTAAGTTCAAATCTGGTGAGATCGGTAGAGTATATGTTGCTTACAATATTTTTGAATCAGCAATTGCATTCACTCCATGTGTAAAGCAAGTTTTACCAATGGTATTAGCTGAAGAAGAAAAAGAAGAGTTAAAGGAAAAGTTTCCATTTGATTTCAAGTATGAGCCAACACCAAAGGAAATACTTGATTCATTAATTCCTCAAACTTATATCAGTTCTGTTTACACATCTCTATTAGATGCGTTAGCAGCAGAACATGGTTCAAGAATGAGTGCTATGGATTCTGCTTCTTCTAACTGTAAAGATGCAATTAATAAATTAACAATTAAAATGAATAAATTAAGACAAGCGGCCATTACGACAGAGTTAATCGAAGTTGTATCAGGTGCTGAGTCATTAAATGGCTAA
- a CDS encoding patatin-like phospholipase family protein — protein MQRVDISNFKNKKTALVMSGGVVKAAAWHLGVALALEELGFTLKNNESSPSDLEISTYVGSSAGSLIGLYFAQGFRPMDIIEATINKDNSKIRAINYKDMLSLKKPQGNPTSYYDPLEGFPKILKRILKPVLSLPGIFSTQGLHDYLIENVIKEKTFEELEADLFVVATQLDHSRKVIFSKYNYPNPSHDNTANYYTGIPLAESVTASMSVPPFYSPYPIKNPHTGQTDYYIDGEIRETLSTHVAFDHDCEFIISSWTHTPYHFHDEIGSLVNYGLPAICTQAIYLMIQKKIVANRARRELSADIINTVNDYLKTNKFEEKHRNQLTSILEKKLSYKPNVHMIDIFPRHEDYQLFFRNSFSLNSDKTSEMVSAGYKRTINIFKRHEWES, from the coding sequence ATGCAAAGAGTAGATATATCAAATTTCAAAAATAAAAAGACTGCACTTGTAATGTCAGGTGGTGTTGTCAAGGCCGCAGCTTGGCATCTGGGAGTAGCACTAGCTCTCGAAGAGCTTGGATTTACGCTCAAAAATAACGAGTCATCTCCCAGTGATTTAGAAATTTCTACTTATGTAGGTTCTAGTGCAGGCTCCCTCATCGGTCTCTACTTCGCTCAAGGCTTCAGGCCAATGGATATTATCGAGGCCACAATTAATAAGGATAATAGTAAAATTAGGGCCATAAACTATAAGGATATGCTCAGTCTTAAAAAGCCGCAGGGAAATCCTACCAGCTACTATGACCCTTTAGAGGGCTTTCCTAAAATACTAAAGCGTATTCTAAAGCCCGTGCTCTCTCTTCCTGGTATTTTTAGTACGCAGGGCCTACACGATTATCTTATTGAGAATGTCATTAAAGAGAAAACCTTTGAAGAACTTGAAGCTGACCTCTTTGTCGTGGCCACTCAACTTGATCATTCAAGAAAGGTGATCTTTAGTAAGTATAATTATCCAAATCCAAGTCATGATAATACGGCTAACTACTATACTGGTATCCCACTTGCAGAAAGTGTCACTGCTTCAATGAGTGTTCCACCATTCTATAGTCCATACCCAATAAAGAATCCTCACACAGGACAAACAGATTATTATATCGATGGTGAGATTAGAGAAACTCTATCCACCCACGTTGCCTTTGATCACGATTGCGAATTTATTATCTCTTCATGGACCCATACGCCCTATCACTTTCATGATGAGATAGGGTCACTAGTTAATTACGGTCTACCAGCGATTTGTACTCAAGCAATTTATTTAATGATCCAAAAGAAGATCGTTGCCAATAGAGCAAGACGTGAGCTCTCGGCAGATATCATCAATACAGTAAATGATTATCTCAAGACTAATAAGTTTGAAGAGAAGCATCGCAATCAACTCACAAGTATTCTAGAAAAGAAATTATCATATAAACCTAATGTACACATGATTGATATTTTTCCAAGACATGAAGACTATCAATTATTCTTTAGAAATTCATTCTCTTTAAACTCTGATAAAACATCAGAGATGGTTTCGGCAGGATATAAGCGTACAATCAATATTTTCAAACGGCACGAATGGGAAAGTTAA
- a CDS encoding MerR family transcriptional regulator: MQIEGLWLSISEYSQVRDISVSTVRRYIKSNRVKHRKENGKFLIFMSQENYSKNQEKNEDGELLKAKLRVQELEMKLKTLQLENDELKMLVDLYENNKQQDFLPELPAEL, translated from the coding sequence ATGCAAATTGAAGGATTATGGCTATCCATTTCTGAATATTCCCAAGTTCGAGATATATCAGTCTCAACAGTCAGAAGATATATTAAGTCTAACCGTGTGAAGCATAGAAAAGAGAATGGAAAGTTTCTCATTTTTATGAGTCAGGAAAATTATAGTAAGAACCAAGAAAAGAATGAAGATGGTGAACTTCTGAAGGCAAAGCTTAGAGTTCAAGAGCTTGAAATGAAGCTTAAGACATTACAACTAGAGAATGACGAGTTAAAGATGCTAGTTGATCTTTATGAGAATAATAAACAACAGGATTTCCTTCCTGAATTACCGGCAGAGCTATGA
- the atpD gene encoding F0F1 ATP synthase subunit beta — MSETNIGYIKQVMGPVVDVEFPSGKLPSIYNALTLTNKVISEEKNNLVVEVAQHLGDNVVRCIAMDATEGLARGLEVVDTGKAIQAPVGKEVLGRIINVTGQPIDERGSIGNKESSDIHRDAPTFEDQSTTKEPFFTGIKVIDLLAPYLKGGKIGLFGGAGVGKTVLIMELINNIATQHGGFSVFAGVGERTREGRDLYDEMSESGVIDKTALVYGQMNEPPGARARVALTGLTVAEYFRDVEKQDVLFFVDNIFRFTQAGSEVSALLGRIPSAVGYQPTLSTEMGAMQERITSTKDGSITSIQAVYVPADDYTDPAPATTFAHLDATTELSRAIAEIGIYPAVDPLTSSSTILSAEVLGDEHYNTARAVQEILQRYKELQDIIAILGMDELSEEDKLVVARARKVQKFLSQPFFVAEQFTGNPGKFVSIEDTIAGFKSILGGECDDIPEQAFYLMGNLDMVKEKAAEIAKGN; from the coding sequence ATGTCTGAGACTAATATTGGGTACATTAAGCAGGTTATGGGTCCAGTTGTTGACGTTGAATTTCCAAGTGGAAAACTTCCATCGATCTACAATGCCCTAACATTAACAAACAAAGTTATTTCTGAAGAGAAGAACAATCTAGTAGTTGAGGTAGCTCAGCACTTAGGTGACAACGTAGTAAGATGTATTGCTATGGATGCAACTGAAGGTCTTGCAAGAGGTTTAGAAGTTGTTGATACAGGTAAAGCAATTCAAGCACCAGTTGGTAAAGAAGTTCTAGGACGTATTATCAATGTAACTGGTCAGCCGATTGATGAAAGAGGATCAATTGGAAATAAAGAATCAAGTGATATCCACAGAGATGCTCCAACGTTTGAAGATCAGTCGACAACAAAAGAGCCATTCTTCACAGGGATTAAAGTTATTGACCTTCTTGCTCCATACCTTAAAGGTGGAAAGATTGGTCTATTCGGTGGTGCTGGTGTTGGTAAGACAGTTCTAATTATGGAGCTAATTAACAACATTGCAACTCAACACGGTGGTTTCTCAGTATTCGCAGGTGTTGGTGAAAGAACTCGTGAAGGTCGTGACCTTTATGACGAAATGAGTGAGTCTGGAGTTATCGATAAGACTGCACTGGTATATGGACAGATGAACGAGCCACCAGGGGCAAGAGCAAGAGTTGCACTTACAGGTCTAACTGTTGCAGAATATTTCCGTGATGTTGAAAAGCAAGACGTTCTTTTCTTCGTTGATAATATCTTCCGTTTTACTCAAGCAGGTTCAGAAGTTTCTGCCCTTCTTGGTCGTATCCCTTCAGCCGTTGGTTACCAACCAACTCTTTCTACTGAAATGGGTGCTATGCAAGAAAGAATTACATCAACAAAAGATGGATCAATTACATCAATCCAGGCCGTTTACGTTCCTGCCGATGATTATACTGACCCTGCGCCAGCTACAACATTTGCTCACCTTGATGCTACAACAGAACTATCAAGAGCGATTGCTGAGATTGGTATTTACCCAGCGGTTGATCCACTAACTTCTTCTTCAACAATTCTATCTGCTGAAGTACTTGGAGACGAGCACTACAATACAGCTAGAGCGGTTCAGGAAATTCTTCAAAGATATAAGGAACTTCAAGATATCATTGCTATCCTTGGTATGGATGAACTTTCTGAAGAAGATAAGCTTGTTGTTGCAAGAGCTAGAAAGGTTCAAAAATTCCTTTCTCAGCCATTCTTCGTTGCTGAGCAGTTCACTGGTAACCCAGGTAAGTTCGTATCTATCGAAGATACAATTGCAGGTTTCAAGTCAATTCTTGGTGGAGAATGTGATGATATTCCTGAGCAAGCGTTCTACCTAATGGGTAACCTTGATATGGTTAAAGAGAAAGCTGCAGAAATAGCAAAAGGTAATTAA